A DNA window from Helianthus annuus cultivar XRQ/B chromosome 15, HanXRQr2.0-SUNRISE, whole genome shotgun sequence contains the following coding sequences:
- the LOC110914222 gene encoding uncharacterized protein LOC110914222, translating to MLLCLFCLWNLYCDFSGADDEHDTQITIEGQVVPQATKFKYLGSFVQSNGEIDSDVAHRIQVEWCRWRAAIGVLCDKRFPDKLKGKFYRVAIRLSMLYGTDCWAIKKIHARKLEVAEIRMLRWMCGHTRLDKIINEVFRERLGVASISDKIREGRLRWFGHVRRRQTTDPVRIVETLAVIRRRSRGRPKMTWDERIRQDLLDLHLFEDMVEDRTSWRRRIKVKDF from the coding sequence ATGTTGCTTTGCCTTTTTTGTTTATGGAACCTTTACTGTGATTTTAGTGGAGCAGACGATGAGCACGACACCCAGATCACCATTGAGGGCCAGGTGGTTCCACAGGCAACTAAGTTCAAGTATCTAGGATCGTTTGTTCAGAGCAATGGAGAGATAGACAGTGACGTAGCTCACCGTATCCAGGTTGAATGGTGTAGGTGGAGAGCAGCCATAGGGGTGTTGTGCGACAAAAGGTTCCCTGATAAACTAAAAGGGAAATTTTATAGGGTTGCAATTAGACTCTCTATGTTATACGGAACAGATTGTTGGGCCATCAAGAAAATTCATGCACGAAAGCTAGAGGTAGCAGAGATAAGGATGCTAAGATGGATGTGTGGGCACACTAGGTTGGACAAGATAATAAATGAGGTGTTTAGGGAAAGATTAGGAGTTGCTAGTATTTCAGACAAGATAAGGGAGGGGAGactgagatggtttgggcatgtcaGGAGGAGGCAGACGACAGACCCTGTTAGAATAGTTGAAACACTCGCGGTAATTAGAAGGAGGAGTAGAGGCAGACCGAAAATGACGTGGGATGAGCGGATTAGGCAAGATTTGCTAGATTTGCACCTCTTTGAGGACATGGTCGAGGATAGAACttcgtggagacgtaggattaaggttaaagaTTTTTAG